DNA from Strigops habroptila isolate Jane chromosome 6, bStrHab1.2.pri, whole genome shotgun sequence:
CCAATGCTACACATTGGTTTTGACAGAAATGAGAATGACACAACGTGGCTCCTGACTGAAAGGCTGACTCTTATAAATAAGATGATGTTTAAACTTTGCCTGTTCAACTTTGCTGTTTAAACCCTCCCAGTTTTGCTGCACCCTGAATACTTGAGGCTGAGTTAAGACTCACTGACTGCTTTATCTGAAACGATGACCTCAAAACGTACCAGTTTTCCCCCAACACAATGATTTTTCAACTCCTTATGGTATTTCACAACTATCCGGCACAAGCTGGGGTCACGTGTAGATGAGAGCGATCCCCAGCAGGAAATAAGaacccaaaccacaaacttCTCCCTCTGGGGTGAGCAGGCTCTCAACTGTCCCCTGCAAGCTGAGCACAGGCACATGTGTTAACAGACACATTGTGCTGATCCCCTTTTTCCTTAAGGCCGCAAAGCAGAAACTTCCTGTTCTTCGCACTGTAGTGTCTGTAGAAGCAAAAGCCACCCGAAAACAGAGCCCTCACTCCCATCCAGCTTCCCAGTTGGAATATGGGAGGAGCATATTCCCAGAGGAGAAGCATTAATCCAACATATTCAGTAAGACACAGTGTGCTGTGAAGGGTTTTACTCCTGCGGGAAGCGTACTGAGCTGCTGAGCACCGGGCTGGCAGGACACGGTCCACAGAAGCACAATATATTCATCTTAAAGAAGACAAGGGCTGAAAATCTGCAAGCAGAGCCTGCTCAGCAGGACGAGCCTGTAGAACTGAGATGCAAATAGAAGCAACTTGTGTATAAGGTCAGTCACCATGAATGTGTCCCCTTCCAGAGATAAAACTagctgaaaagagagaaaaagagccAGGTAGATTCCACAGATCATGGACCCACAAGCTTGTCCCTTCTCCTGCACCAGCAACTCTGCAGTCTGTGAAGAGACACTACTGCCAGGCACCAACCTGCCTCATTTGGGATCACTCCAGCCACTGAGGCTACATCAACAGCACCACAATCACTGGGGCGGTTGGCGGTAGCAGCAGTTACACCCGCAAAGGACGGCGCACTGCAGCGAACACCCAGTCTGAATGCCAGGCGAGACGCTGGAGCTCCCCGTGAAGACCCTGACCCCAGGCCAGGAGGCTCCTGCATGGGAGGGAGAACGGGAATGCCACACGGATCCCCACCGCTCGCATCACAGGGCTGGtcacccccttcctcctcctcaccaggCTTCCTCCTCAGCCTCCCCCGCTTGCTGCACAGGGCGGCGCAGGCCCCACCGCCACGTCTCCCCGGCCCCCAGCGCGGGCAGGAGCCCCGGCAGGGTAACGGGGCCGGGCGGTGCCTACAGACCCGCCGCTGGGGCAGGTCCCCCCGGCCCCGCTTCCTCTCCCCTCCGCGAAGGGCCCCGCGGCGCAGGGAGCGCGGccgccggcggggcggggggaggccCGCGCTCCCGCACACACTCACCGCGCCGGGCCGCTCCTCGGGGCTCGGGCTGCGGGCGGCGGCCGGAAGCGCTGACGCGGGGAACCCCCGCCCCGACAGCGCGGAGGAAATGGCGTGGAAGCGGCGCGACGCGCGTTGCTAGGCAACGCGGCCCGGCGGCCCTGCCCGGCTCCCAAAATccttgttttgggggtttgttaTTCCCAAATTAAGGAGTTTTCTGGTCAAACCCACGGCAGTGAATGAGTGGCGGGCGCCCCGCGGGATGAGCGCATCTTTATTCGCATAAAAAAGGCAGATATGTACAGTGACAGCGCCCACAGACATGCTCCGTCATGCCACCCCAGATGGGGTTACAAAACATCACTCTGTTCAGACCCAAACCCAACACTTTTAACGGGAATTAGGGCCcgctcctctgccagctccccCGCAGAGAGGGGCACAGGGCTGCAGGGCCCAGTGAGGCTGCACCAACGAACCTTTGAGGTCATTTAGCCCTAAATAGGGTAAATGACATTATAAATATGAAAGGGAGCGATCGGTGTCTTCTGTGTTACCCACACTCGGCGGCACGCAGTCCCCCTCCTGAAGAGCAGCGCTGGCTGGTTTATAGAGGTTACCCTGGTCAACTGACCAGACCTCCGGAGCAGGCTCCTCACCCACACAGGCCCCCGAGAATGTCTCTATTTTGGACCAATTGTGGTCTTTTTTGGTTGTAAGATCTATCAAGAAGCTTCTCCAGTGAGCATTGCGGTCGTGAACCTAGGGGAAATAAAGGGGGGACAATTAAACCTGGTTTATTCATGACAATGACTTTAATAACAGAAGATTTAAtccacagtaaaataaaatagcgATGGGGTTAACTGTGTGATGCTGTGCTCAAATCAAAAGCTGAGCtctgaatcccagcctggtttgggttgaagggtccttaaagctcacccagttccaaccccctgccatgggcagggacaccttccactagagcaggttgctgaaacacaaaaccaagccTGTTTTGCCAACTCTGCACCCATTTTCTGGCTCCACCATCACAGAACACTTCCGATGAAGGTACAATTTCAGCATTCAGGAAATCATTAACTTAAAAACTTGAAGTTGAGGGAAAAGACCTTAAGTTCTATCCCAGCAGTCGCTCTGAGGGCCTGAAGGCCTTTGCAAACAGCGCAGCATCTCTTTTTTCAACATACTGAGATCCTGGAAACACGTAAAATCATGTTCATCTGTGACATGAAGATATTATAGACCATCATGTTATGGTTTTATAAACCTCTGCAAAGATTTAACAGACTCCAGAGACCATAataatcccagcctggtttctattggaagggaccttaaagccgatccagctccagccccctgccacgggcagggacaccttccactagagcaggttgctccaagcccctgtgtccaacctggccttgaaccctgccagggatggggcagccacagcttctctgggatTCCCTCaggaagaagcattttaaagaacCAGTCCTTCCTTAGACATTTTTAAGGTTGGATTTGCCTTTTGAAAACACTCCCAAGTACTTGGGAGATGAGTGGTTTGACAGccagcagtgggagctgctgtgctgctcatgGAGGAAAACTGCACCTccagaaacagttttaaaagctgttttttaaagctctcTATACTTTTAAAAGATGGTCAATCAATCCCCAACACCAAAATTCATCACCAATGTGATGAAAccagggattgtagtgataggacaagaggtaatgggttcaaacataagacaagggaagttcaggctggatataaggcagaagctcttccctgtgagggtgctgaggcgctggcacagacttttcccggagaagctgtggctgccccatccctggcagtgttcaaggccaggttggacacaggggcttggagcaacctgctctagtggaaggtgtccctgcccgtggcaggggttggaactggaggagctttaaggccccttcaacccaaaccaggctgggattctgtgattctaatcTGACCCCTCCTTAAGTCAAGGCACATTTCCTGGTAGTTAAACATCAccacagcaccctgcctgccaCAGAGGCACCCGAGGGCCGCGTACCGAGACGTGTCTGCGCAGGGTGGACATGTCCGTGAAGGTCCTCTCGCAGGCTCGGCACTTGTAGGGCTTCTCGCCGGTGTGAATGCGCTGGTGGCGGCGCAGCGCGCCCTGCTGGGTGAACGCCTTCCCGCACTGCTCGCAGAAATAGGGCCGGGTCTCTGCAAACAACGGGAAGTGCAGCGTTAGGAGGCAGGTTCTTTGGATTTCAGCGGATAAACAGCATGAAGGGTTTCTGAAAGATCGCTATTGATCAGTGGTGCGGATGGAAATGAGCTGGAGGCCATGGTTTGTGATCGACAGACAGCGCGAGAACAGCTCTCCCATCTTaccaggggagcagcagcaaccaCAGCCGCTCCCTGCTCCAACGTACTTCCCCAGCACAAACCAGGCCTCTGGACAAGCACCATCCATAcgagcacaagtgtgatggggaacggctgagggacctggggggggtttagtctggagaagagaaggctcaagggggaccttctcgctctctgcaactgcctgacaggaggatggagccaggagggggctggtctctgctcccaaggaacaagggatgggacaagaggaaacggcctcaagctgccccagggcaggtttagatggagctgaggaacaattccttccccagagggtgctcaggcattggaacaggctgcccagggcagggctggaggcaccgtccctgcaagtgttcacaccccgtgtagccgaggcctcagtgccatgggttagtggtggccttggcagtgctgggaacggttgggcttggtgatcttaaaggtcttttccaacctggttgattctgtgattctaatgATACAAGACAATCCCATGCCTGGTTTAAGGTGCCAGGATCACCCTGAACCCTGCTTCTCCTCATCCCAGAGCTTATAAAAGCAGTTgtggaataaaataataaaataataaaataaaataaaatgtcaccATCCAAACTGGGGCTTGCTTCAGACCCAAGCTCCTGGTGCCATTTATTCTCCCATTCCTGAACCATTTGCTTCATTACCTGCATGGACGTTACTGTGCTGAGCTAGTGAGGCTCTCAGCCCAAACGTCTTCCCACACACCCCACACTTGTAGGGCTTGGCTCCCAGGTGGCATCTTTTGTGGCACTTCAGGTATTCGTTGGTGGCAAAGTGTTTTCCACACACGTCACATTTGAAGAGGCGCTCTCCTGAGGCAAGAGGAAAAGACATTCTGAATTCCTGCAGCTCAGTTTTGTGCTTCAGAGCTGGGTTTTAAGTGTCTTTCTATCCCTAGTTCCTTCTTCAAACCCCAACTAGTGATTTCTAGCAGGATAAAGGGAGGTGATGGGAGAAAAGAGAAcgggagaaaagaaaatgaacacatttaCCTGTGTGGGTCCTTTTGTGGCCAGTGAGTTTCCCTTTATCAGCAAAGCAAGCCCCGCAGTCCTCACAGATATATGGCTTTTCCCCTGTATGGGACCTACATGAAGGGAGACACAAGTGACAATAAATTAACTCattcttaaaatattctgtttgaAACCGTGTTCTGCAcacttcatttttccaatgcagTGGAAAAAGCACATTCTGCTCACTCAGGAGATAGAATCTTTAAAACAAGGATAGGTGCTAGAATAAAGCACTAAACCTCCCACTTAAGTTTCACCTTTTCCTCACTCAGGCCCTACAAACCCCACCTCTCTCACAAGTTGCAGCTCACAGGACTGGCAGCAgaagggaggaagcagggatgacaagctgctgctgtgccaaagACTGAATGTACATCCAGACTGTGCCCAGCCCAACGCCAGCAGCAGATCCCTTCGGATACTGTGGGCCATGTTCTTGGCTCCTGCAGTCTCTCCACCTCGTGCTCTCCAGGCTGCAAACTTTAACTGGCAGGATACTCCCGTTTTTAAGGCAAAAGGCACTAAGTGCTGTACATCTGACTTTAAACTAGCTCAAATCGGAGAAAGTCTGAGCCTAAGGTTTGTCTTAACAGTGTACCGAGTCCTCTTACTGCAACTCAACCAGCAGGATGTACAAAACCACACCTCGCTTTGACCTGTCAGGCAAAACGCTGCAAATTGAGACAGCAGTTTCCCACCAAAAAGCCCACGGGTGACTGTTCTGTTGCTGTCACACCACGTCTTACACGTGGCACAGCTTGGCTGCGTTCCAGCTGACAGACTATCCAGCCATTCAGATgcctgcaagaaacctggagaggggctttggacaagggcctgtagggacaggccaaggggaatggctttaacctgccagaggggagactgagatgagctctgaggcagaagctcttccctgtgagggtgctgaggcgctggcacagacttttcccagagaagctgtggctgccccatccctggcagtgttcaaggccaggttggacacaggggcttggagcaacctgctctagtggaaggtgttcctgaccgtggcagggggttggagctggaggagctttaaggtcccttccaacacaaaccaggctgggattctatgtcCTGCTGGTCCTGAATCACCACTTTTTAAATCCCTTAGGAGAGGGAAGCAAGCTACAGTCCCCACTGCATAGGCCACAGTCTTCAGTAATGGGATTTCCCTCCCCTAGCTCAGCCCTCCAACAGTTAACCTCCTCTTCCACACTGTGCTCCCCACTTGGAAAAAGACTAGAATTCCATAAGGATGATTCACCCCCTCCTGGGAGAGGACTCAGTGACCAGAGATACCACCAGAGAGCAATTCATCCAGTCTAATGACTACAGAGGGAGCCCAGATGTGAAGACCAGCTTCTGTACTTCTGTACTGCTTCTGTACTGCACACCAGAAGTGAAATCCCACACTAAGTGACTTGCTCGGTGTCACACAGAGCGAGCAGGGCTCAGCACTGGGATCCCTGAGGCCCCTGACTCATTCTACACTACTTCTAATCACTGAAGGCCATCATCTTATCGTGCAGCCTGTCTCCAATGACCAGCTTTTGCTCACTAGATGCCTGGGGCATGCATTCCAAACCCCTGCCCGAAGTGATGCAATGGCCAGATGCTGACAGAACCTTTCCGTAAGAGAATTAATCACAGATCCTACAGGACGAAATGTGAGGAGAGCGAGTTGGAAATGGGACgtcagaggaggaaaaggaagagctgaagcATGCAGGGAACaggagcagggtgctgcaggctgACCTGGTGTGGATCTTCAGCTGTGATGGCTGAGCGAATCTGGAGTGACAGATGCCACATTCGTAGGGTTTTTCTCCCGTGTGTGTCCGCATGTGGAACACAAGAGCTGTCCTGGAGCTGAGGATCTTCCCACAGACAGAGCAGAGCGGGCGCTTCACTCTGCCCTCGTGCTTCCGCATGGAATGTGTCCTCACGTCCCTCTTCCTTTTGAAGGTGGCgctgcagaggctgcaggcGAAGTGCCGCTCCTCGGTGTGGACACAGGCCCGGTGCTCCTTCCAGCTGTTGTAAGTGGCGAAGGCCTTGCTGCAGATGTCACACTGGTACACCTTACCCGGCAGGCACTGGTGGACGTCTCTGCAGTGATCCACGTACTTCTTCCGGGACACAAACTGCTCCTTGCACTTCTCACACCGGATCACGTAGGCAGATTTCTTCTGCACCCTGCTTTTATTTACCTTCTTTACCTTGAACTCTTCATCTGATTCATGTTCCTCACCACCCTTCTCGTTAGAGTATTCATCATCCTCATCGTCCTCCTCCGTACAGACCTCGTTGTCTCTGCTATCATCAGCTTCTGAGCACCCCACGTCATCACCCGCCTCCTCCTCGCCCTTCACACTCATTTCACCTTcatcttcctccccttcttcacACCTTGCTTCACCTTCCTCacacttctgcttctgttcttgcTCACTGCTACagtctgctccagcagcacatgAACCCCCAGGTTCTTCCTCACAACCCGTGGCCTCTTCATGCCGCACACGTTCAGGCTCTGATGTCCCAGCCCACGTCCCTCTGCCAGGACCTTTGTCACAGCTCGCTGCGTCTGGCTGATGCTCAGGTGGAACCACCATCCAGCAGACAGGCACGAGCTGCCTCTCCTGCCCAGCCTCGTGagcttttctgtaaaacaaacaaaccacagagcaCAGCTTCAGTAAGTTTCATTGTTTCAGCTCAGACATGTTTGTCTTAGAGGAAGAGTCGTTTCCTTTTCATTGTTCTTCAAACCATTTGAGATATCAACAGCATGTTTGGAGAGCCAAAAAACAGGGAAACTTTGGGCAGAGTTGGACCAGGTAATTAGAGAGAATTAAAATGTCTCAGTgtatagaatcccagactggtttgtgttggaaaggaccttaagatcatccattccaaccccctgccatcgGTAAggatacctcacactagaccatgttgcccaagcccctgtgtccagcctggccttgaacactgccagggatggggcagccacagcttctctgggaaaagtctgtgccagcgcctcagcaccctcacagggaagagcttctgcctaagatctaacctgaacttcccctgttccagttgCTTTACCACCTatatggaaaaacaaaccagaccTCCTTGTAAGCCAAACACAGCAGTTAGCTGCTTATTGCTACTCAGTGAGCAGAACAAGCTATGTCACTGCACTCACAACACATCTGGAATGGTTTCCCTACTACTGGACTGAACTACAAACAAATTCTGACATATTTAAAAGGGAAGCTGAGATCCAGCAGAAAACCAGCTACCTCCTGTCCCGCACAGGCAGGGTATGGGGTATGGAGCTGTCTGACACATACGGTGGGCTCTTGAAGTTCTGGAAACTACTGCGCAATTTCAACATCTTGTTCTCAGCTGGGCAGTGCTCAATCAGCCTGTCTGGAAGCTGAAACCACCCAGCAACATGGCACACAGGGCATGGGGCCCGTGAAAGCTGCACTAAAGAGCACCACAGTGGCCTGACATGTATGAAATAAACACAcccctgctctggagctgggctgagaaagctgggctggggcagcctggagaagagaaggctcctgaaggggagacctcagagcagctccagtgcctaaaggggctccaggaaacctggagaggggctttggacaagggcctgtagggacaggccaaggggaatggctttaacctgccagaggggagattgagatgagctctgaggcagaagctcttccctgtgagggtgctgaggcgctggcacagacttttcccagagaagctgtggctgccccatccctggcagtgttcaaggccaggttggacacaggggcttggagcaacctgctctggtggaaggtgtccccgcccggggcagggggctggagctggaggagctttaaggtccctttaacccaagccaggctggggttctatggGGAACCCCAGAAATGGGGATTTTCTTGTGCATTTTAAACAGATGCTGATTGTTTTCAGGCTCCTGTtttaaaacccaaacctgaGGTGTCCAGAATCACCCCCAAGATCCGGTTGCACAAGTCCCCTTTGATTCAACGGGAAACATTCCCCTGAATTCCCAGTCTGAGAGGCCTCAAATTCAATAACCCGGACTGAGAGCCTGATGAggtcaatggaaaaaaatctgtcccAATTTCAACACACTTCTGATCAGCTCCAAAGAACTCTGGAACTAGAGCAGGGAGGACTTCAGGAACGCTGTTACCCTGGTGCCCAGGGGGAAAACACACTTTCCTacccagacacacacacacagggaaCGCTGTACCTTACGTGAGCGCTGTAAGCAGACCTGTGAGCAAAGCTGGCGGGGCAGTGCTCACACTTGTAGGGCTTCTCCCCGGTGTGTGTTCGCATGTGGACTCTCAGGCCACACTTGGAGCTGATGACCTTGTCACAGCACGGGCAGGCCTGGGcacgctgctgctgcctgggcacCCTGTGGTTGCTTGGGGCCTTCTGGCGCTTAAACCTCTTGTCACAGAACACGCAGGAGAAGCCCTGCTCGTGGCCATGAGCAGTGAGGTGGTGCTGCCGGAGGCTCTGCGGAGTGGGGAAGAGCTGCTCACACCTACTACAGCTGGACTTGACGGCGGGGTTTAGGCCGTGTTTGAGCCCCCCGTGTGACTGGCGCCGCTCGGTGACACGGAGCGAGTCGTTGCACTGCTCACACGCCAGCTGCGGCAGCACCTTCGCCACGCGCCGCGGTGACCTCCTGCGTCCTGGTTTAGGGGCTAACTTGGAAATCAAActgttctcctcctcccactgCTCAGGCAGAGTGTTCCTAATGACTACACAGGCTTCCTCTGACTCGGCCTGGCTTAGGAGGGAATGACTGTTCTTGTTTTGCAGGCTAACAGCATCCATGCTGAGTCTGCTTCTGGTCCCTGTCTGGTTACACCTTGGTAGCTTTGCCACCCTGGGTTTTGGGTCTGGAAAAGCCATGTCCCCTTGCTCCAGGCTTGCTGGTTGGCCTTCAATGAGTTCATAGCCAGCCAGCAGCTTTTTATGCTTTTGCCCATCCCAGAGTTTCCTCTGCACAGGTATTGCCACGACCTGGGAAGAGTTACTCAGCTTGTGGCTCTGCTCCGGCGGGACGCGCGGCCACTGCGCGGCCCCACTTTCTGTGCACAGCTGACCCTTGAGGTGGAGGCTCAGATCCAAGCCCTTCCTGCCCTCTGCTTTCACCTCCTCACAAATGTCAAGCAAATCCTTGCATTCGAGTCTTTCAGCTATTTCTTTCATCCGTTGCAGCTTTTCTGCCTCAATCTCCACTTCTGCAGTGTAAATGAACTCCAGGAAGGAGGTGAACTCCTCTGTGTAAATGTCTTGCAGAGTCACTGTGCAGTTCTTGGTGTCCAGCATCTCATCGTGTAGGAAAAGCCCCTTGAAATAGTTGCTGGAAGCTGCCAGGACAGCTTTGTGAACCAGGAACTCCTCCTGAATGCCCAGATGCTGTGTGTGAACCGTCACGTCACAGAGGTGACCAAACTGGTACAGGGAGTGCAGAGCCCGCAGGAGGTTGGAAGCGGCAACTTTGGATTTCATCcgaattttcttcttctccatccTGCCAGAAAAACCA
Protein-coding regions in this window:
- the LOC115610127 gene encoding GDNF-inducible zinc finger protein 1, which translates into the protein MEKKKIRMKSKVAASNLLRALHSLYQFGHLCDVTVHTQHLGIQEEFLVHKAVLAASSNYFKGLFLHDEMLDTKNCTVTLQDIYTEEFTSFLEFIYTAEVEIEAEKLQRMKEIAERLECKDLLDICEEVKAEGRKGLDLSLHLKGQLCTESGAAQWPRVPPEQSHKLSNSSQVVAIPVQRKLWDGQKHKKLLAGYELIEGQPASLEQGDMAFPDPKPRVAKLPRCNQTGTRSRLSMDAVSLQNKNSHSLLSQAESEEACVVIRNTLPEQWEEENSLISKLAPKPGRRRSPRRVAKVLPQLACEQCNDSLRVTERRQSHGGLKHGLNPAVKSSCSRCEQLFPTPQSLRQHHLTAHGHEQGFSCVFCDKRFKRQKAPSNHRVPRQQQRAQACPCCDKVISSKCGLRVHMRTHTGEKPYKCEHCPASFAHRSAYSAHVRKAHEAGQERQLVPVCWMVVPPEHQPDAASCDKGPGRGTWAGTSEPERVRHEEATGCEEEPGGSCAAGADCSSEQEQKQKCEEGEARCEEGEEDEGEMSVKGEEEAGDDVGCSEADDSRDNEVCTEEDDEDDEYSNEKGGEEHESDEEFKVKKVNKSRVQKKSAYVIRCEKCKEQFVSRKKYVDHCRDVHQCLPGKVYQCDICSKAFATYNSWKEHRACVHTEERHFACSLCSATFKRKRDVRTHSMRKHEGRVKRPLCSVCGKILSSRTALVFHMRTHTGEKPYECGICHSRFAQPSQLKIHTRSHTGEKPYICEDCGACFADKGKLTGHKRTHTGERLFKCDVCGKHFATNEYLKCHKRCHLGAKPYKCGVCGKTFGLRASLAQHSNVHAETRPYFCEQCGKAFTQQGALRRHQRIHTGEKPYKCRACERTFTDMSTLRRHVSVHDRNAHWRSFLIDLTTKKDHNWSKIETFSGACVGEEPAPEVWSVDQGNLYKPASAALQEGDCVPPSVGNTEDTDRSLSYL